Proteins encoded together in one Ciona intestinalis chromosome 1, KH, whole genome shotgun sequence window:
- the LOC100177239 gene encoding hematopoietic prostaglandin D synthase, with the protein MPVYKLYYFPIKGRGEVIRLIFACAGVEFEDIRIPFEDWPSRKHEMPFGQIPILEVDGKKMSQSSAICRYLAREFNLYGKDNFAGYKSDEFGDAMYDVMLKLPWTEKDEKKKEELTKIAVNETIPPMLLPFEEYLQGDYWAGELTIGDITFASCADHLLSLRPDIFDATPKLKALKERVFSIPNIAKYVATRPKTSM; encoded by the exons ATGCCAGTTTACAAGTTGTACTACTTCCCAATTAAAGGCAGAGGCGAAGTCATTCGTCTCATATTCGCTTGTGCTGGTGTTGAATTCGAAGATATTAGAATTCCGTTCGAAGATTGGCCATCGCGCAAACATG AAATGCCGTTCGGGCAGATTCCCATTCTCGAAGTCGACGGTAAGAAGATGTCGCAGAGTTCTGCCATTTGTCGGTATTTGGCTCGTGAATTTAATCTGTACGGTAAAGACAATTTTGCTGGTTACAAGTCAGACGAATTTGGTGACGCaatgtatgacgtcatgttaAAATTGCCGTGGACGGAAAAGGACGAAAAGAAGAAG GAAGAATTGACAAAGATTGCTGTCAACGAGACCATACCACCGATGCTACTGCCCTTCGAAGAATATTTGCAGGGCGATTACTGGGCGGGCGAG TTAACCATCGGGGACATCACGTTTGCATCATGTGCGGATCACCTGCTTTCATTGAGACCTGATATATTCGACGCAACGCCAAAGCTAAAAGCCCTCAAGGAAAGAGTGTTCAGTATTCCAAACATTGCAAAGTATGTGGCCACACGACCAAAGACAAGCATGTAA
- the LOC100178012 gene encoding metallo-beta-lactamase domain-containing protein 1-like, with protein MFTGIVVSSHFTRSNYCSLFKGQSFTHSIQTKMSKSKINILQTGYCLDCPTDKSKFTADCTVTLIENENSSPILVDTSGPWASEKLKSDIHGAGYTLDDIKTVVCTHGHSDHIGNLNLFPKAKFFVGFDIFCRNVYETFDFKSSSAKYVVRDDIEIIATPGHTNADISVIVKNTELGTVVIAGDTFENDKDYLNAGSVWKSLSENIEQQEISRDKILSIADYIVPGHGKMFSVSVYKNEACNH; from the coding sequence ATGTTCACAGGTATTGTAGTATCTTCTCATTTTACAAGGTCTAATTACTGTTCTCTTTTTAAAGGACAATCTTTTACACACAGTATTCAAACTAAAATGAGTAAATCGAAAATTAACATTCTGCAAACTGGATACTGTTTAGACTGCCCAACAGACAAGTCAAAATTCACAGCAGATTGTACAGTTACTCTCATAGAGAATGAAAATAGTTCTCCTATATTGGTAGACACAAGTGGGCCATGGGCTTCTGAAAAGCTTAAAAGTGACATACATGGAGCTGGGTATACCCTTGATGATATTAAAACTGTGGTATGCACACATGGGCACTCTGATCATATTGgaaacttaaatttatttccaAAAGCAAAGTTTTTCGTAGGGTTTGATATATTTTGCAGGAATGTTTACGaaacttttgattttaaatcctCATCTGCGAAGTATGTAGTTAGAGATGACATTGAAATTATAGCAACTCCTGGACACACTAACGCAGATATTTcagtaattgtaaaaaatactgAACTTGGTACAGTTGTTATTGCTGGCGATACTTTTGAAAATGATAAAGATTATTTGAATGCTGGCTCAGTTTGGAAATCCCTGAgtgaaaatattgaacaacAAGAAATTAGCAGAGACAAAATACTCTCTATAGCTGACTATATAGTACCTGGACATGGTAAAATGTTTAGTGTATCAGTGTATAAAAATGAAGCATGTAATCACTAA